A region of Porites lutea chromosome 13, jaPorLute2.1, whole genome shotgun sequence DNA encodes the following proteins:
- the LOC140922502 gene encoding uncharacterized protein, with translation MADDRAEEIFKAIKARNSVLLDELFENMTSSERANVLGSGHYGSGEFPYEDAPLAKAVVNGNLASVKVLLKYKADIEVREDHLRDVWFIIIRTALFQAAAYGRIHIMRCLIENGADVNGVSEDDKSTPLMKAAGNSQRDVVTFLIEHGANVDLRDEDGCTALHYACFDSAYIDVGEILGCLIENGADVNARTDNDYTPLMIASNNDHVYAVKFLMEHGANVDHQDKDGQTAVHHAVNYNSTDALSCLIENGADVNARTFDDRTPLMIAATEDHIKPDIAMYLIDHGAVHYSCSDPSSWEIFSRMMQMIENGGDVNAKTFGNRSPLMVAAEKGEMIAVTKLIECGANVDLRDEDGFTALHCACFDRSFGSDVVEILECLIKNGADVNVRTDNDCTPLMIACDNDHNDAVMFLMKYGANADHRDRVDKQQFTTLSV, from the coding sequence ATGGCCGATGATCGTGCAGAAGAAATCTTCAAAGCCATAAAGGCTAGAAATTCCGTTTTACTTGATGAACTTTTCGAAAATATGACCAGTAGTGAAAGAGCCAACGTGTTAGGTTCCGGTCATTACGGCTCAGGTGAATTCCCATATGAAGACGCTCCGTTAGCAAAAGCCGTAGTCAATGGAAATCTTGCTAGTGTTAAAGTACTTTTGAAGTACAAAGCAGACATTGAGGTTCGAGAAGATCACCTAAGAGACGTTTGGTTCATAATCATTCGCACAGCTCTCTTTCAGGCTGCTGCATATGGCCGTATTCATATTATGAGGTGCTTGATCGAAAATGGGGCCGATGTCAATGGAGTTTCAGAGGATGACAAAAGCACCCCTCTTATGAAAGCAGCTGGAAATAGTCAGAGAGACGTAGTCACCTTTCTGATTGAACATGGAGCTAACGTGGATCTTCGAGATGAAGATGGCTGTACAGCTCTTCACTACGCTTGTTTTGACAGTGCTTATATTGACGTAGGTGAGATTCTAGGATGTTTGATTGAAAACGGCGCTGATGTTAATGCACGTACAGATAACGACTACACTCCTTTGATGATAGCATCTAATAATGATCATGTGTATGCCGTGAAGTTCCTCATGGAACATGGAGCCAATGTCGATCATCAAGACAAGGATGGACAAACAGCAGTTCACCATGCTGTGAATTATAATTCTACTGATGCCTTGAGTTGTTTGATAGAAAATGGAGCTGATGTTAATGCAAGAACATTTGATGACCGAACGCCTTTGATGATAGCAGCAACAGAGGATCACATAAAACCAGATATAGCCATGTATCTTATTGATCATGGAGCTGTACATTATTCCTGTTCTGATCCCAGCTCATGGGAGATTTTCAGTCGTATGATGCAGATGATTGAGAATGGAGGTGACGTTAATGCAAAAACATTTGGCAACCGCTCTCCTTTGATGGTAGCAGCTGAAAAGGGGGAAATGATAGCAGTTACCAAGCTCATTGAATGTGGAGCTAATGTGGATCTTCGAGACGAAGATGGTTTTACAGCTCTTCACTGCGCTTGTTTTGACCGTTCTTTTGGTAGTGACGTAGTTGAGATCCTAGAATGTTTGATTAAAAATGGCGCTGATGTTAATGTACGTACAGATAACGACTGCACCCCTTTGATGATAGCTTGTGATAATGATCATAATGATGCCGTGATGTTTCTCATGAAATATGGAGCTAATGCGGATCATCGGGACAGGGTGGACAAACAGCAGTTCACCACGCTGTCAGTGTGA